Genomic DNA from Hordeum vulgare subsp. vulgare chromosome 2H, MorexV3_pseudomolecules_assembly, whole genome shotgun sequence:
TGTTTACTAATGGCATCCAACAAGGTTGAGTGATctacaatttcctcagcaaagaaTTTGTTGTGCTCATATTGTGTAAACAAGAATTTTTTGTAGAAATTTTCAATTTCAGTCAACCTCTtatgataagagatatcatagaaaTTATCCTGAAACATAGCAGCAAAGCTAGTATACTAGCAAAccaaaatatttttgtgttttttttgtttttaatagaGAAGTGGAGGGAGAATTAAAAGAActgcaaataaaaaggcaaataaaaagtaGGACATGTGGATGATAGTTTGTATGTAGGTACGTGTTGAGAATTTCATGATgtctccctcgcaacggcgccaaaaaaaattCTACTACTTCTgagctgtgttgggttttcccccaaagaggaagggtgaagcaatatagtagctcataagtatttcccttagtgagaaccaaggtgaTCGAACTAAAAGGAGAACCCCACAAATTTCGCATCTTCAGTATCTACACACAAAAGCAAACATTTGCACCCAACATggcaagaggttgtcaatccccttggactcgttacttgCAGGGATTAATTCTAATAGATATAGTTGTAACAAAAGTAAAGtaaaaaacaaacaataaaattgAAGCAAGGTGTTTAGGTAGACtcgggggggcatagttttcactagaggattctctcttgAACACATAGCAtagagtgggtaaacaaattattgttgggcaattgatagaaaagcacatagttatgtagTTATTCACGACAACGATCATatatatatgcatcatatccataAACAACTATActgactccttcctgcatctactactattactccaccagtcgaccactatccaacatgcatctctggtattaagttcataacaaacatataaagctttaggcaagatgacatgatgtagtccaagtaaacccaatcaatatgaatgaaccccttgttttatccttaatgacaACAATACAAATACCCTTCTGTTAGTGGGATATAGagaaccgcaagattgaacccaatacAATGCACCaatcccactgaagataaatcaatctagttgaccaaaccaaaTAGATAGATTATggagaaatatgaagctatacaaatcatgcataataagttcatatttgactcaattaatttcaatgaataatctgatcataaaccccaaattcatcagatcccaacaaacacatcgcaaaagaagattacatgagaTATAGCTCCACGGAGATcgaggagaacattgtattgaagatcaaagagagagaataagccatctagataATAATTATGGACTCGTAggcctgtggtgaactactcacacaacatcatggaggcaacaaggttgatgaaaagGCCCCTATGATGgttccccctccgacagattaccagaaaaggcctCCAGATGGGGTCATAGCGGGACAGAGGGTTGCGAACACAGATAAAGTATTttgggtggctctctcttagtttTGGGGTATTTGCTAATATATATAAGTGGAATTAGGTCAGGGAGCACACGAGGGAGTTACAAGCCTCCACGacgcgccctaccccccagggCATGCCGTGCGGCTCATCGCTCCCTCACGGCTCTTCTTGTCGCCCCCAAAGATTTTAGGGTCTTTATGTCCAAAAATAATACCCAtaaagtttcatcgtgtttggactttgtttggtttaTAGGTTAGTCtcataaaatgatataaaatagcatataattgcatataaagcattcaagattgataatataatagcatgaaacaattaaaacttatagatacgttggatatgtaTCATCCTTTGGCGCCCTTCCTCCATTGGAGGAACGACGACGACGGTGCAGACAAGGCGGCCACGCATACAAAGTAGTCGTTCGGTATAGGATTTAGTTTTATTTCTAATTTATACTTAAACGTTCAAAATATCAACAAGGCAGGGCGTCCAGTTATATGAGCATTGGATGGCAACCTCCCACATCCGTGTCCACACACTGATCCCTCTTGTTCGTGGACAGATGTGGTGTCTAGTTTACACTTCAACGTTGGAAATGCCCTTAGGGCACTTCATGGAGGCAACAAAATGGATCGTgtggttagagcatctacaaccataAGTACCAAATTTCAGTCTCCAAACGCTCGTGAACGTGCATAGGCGCGTCCACAGACGGTGACCGAGCATCACAAAAAAATTGATTCCACAAATGAATATCTCATTTTCAGATTATCAAATCCATACAATTACATGTAACATGAAACCTAATCTAAGTGGATCTCGTCCGGCTCCACTTTGTCCATGTCTGGAGGCCGGCTACGCTCCTTGAAGTGTTGCACCGGTCGTCGGCGAGGTAGAGTAGGACATAGGACACATACAGACTCACGGGGTTCGAGTCATCGTCGTCTCCCatgccctactcttcctcgtcggagCCCTTTACATGCATGTCGCCGATGGACGTGAAATCGATGATTGATCCGCGTTGGGGGAACCGACGACGCCCACCACGACACAGTTGTTGTGCCCGGGGTGTCCATGCACCATACGCGGTGTCGAAGAGTGCGACACTACCTCGCCAATGTCCGCCGTGAAGGTTTCTACCCTCTCCCGCGAGTGCTGCCTCACACGGTGGGTACGCCACGCTATACTTGGATCGGACGATGCCCATGCATTCACACCCGCCTCGGCAAGCAAACGTAGTGGTTGCACGTCCGTCAGCACGTTGGGAGCCAGATGGACCGCACCACCTCCGCTGAGGCATTGACGGTACACCTTTTGACGAATCCATGAGTCATTTGTGCAGACACAATGGATTCCGAACTGATGGAGTCTGGCCCTGCTATTGGACGAACATCTCCTCCTCGGGGCCATGTGGGACAAGCTTCGGGTCAACAAGTCTGAAGGTGTAGGACTCGGATCCGCTGCTCGCCATACCAGAGACAGCGGGAGATAACTGGACATGAGCTTGTGGGTAAAGGGGACTAGACTCAACTGGAATTCGACTAGGGTTTCGTTTGGAGTGCAGATATGGTCCATTATATATTGGGTGAGATAGATTAGAGTGTGTCAGTTCTgatgtggtggagatgttcgggtATTCCATATTTATCTCATATTGGAGTTGAATATGAAATGTACCGATGAGTCCAAATGTTTGGATCAGATATGAAGCATTCGGTTAGATGAAGTTTTAATGTGTGGATATTGATCGGTCAATTTGTCCGAACGACTGAAACGGACACGAGAGGTGTGGTTGTGATTCTCTTAACTCGAGAGGAAATCATGGGAGGGGTAGTGCGTTCATCCTTAACGAGCGCCGGTAGCCATGCAAATGGACTTGCAAACTCACCGGCAGGAGGCCTTACTTGCCGTGATTTATGACAAGGCACGGCTAAATCACACGATCACGATTGTTAATTCGCCGAGCACCAATTCTGCATGCAGCTCACACACGGAGCAGTGTTTGGGGGCAGTGTTTTTCCTTTTTGTCTTATGTCTGGCTGTAAAAATAAGCTGTCCTTTTTCTAGCTTACTTTAGAAGTGTCCACAAATGTGGTGGTTAGCTGTATGTGTACAATTTTCCGTTTCACGTTGTACTAAAACGCCTGGTAATTTCCCATCTCACGTTGTACTAAAACGCCTGGTAATTAAGAAAATTCATTCGCCAATTTAAATGTTTGCCTATTTAAATACCCACTCGCCTTCCTCATCCCAGCCTCACACCTTCGAACCCTTTCCTTGCTTCTCAAGAATCCTTTAGTGCCAAAGAATATTCATTATTTCCCGTATCACGTGTAATTAAGAGAATTCATTTGCCAATTTAAACGCCCACTCGCCTTTCCTCGTCTCAGCCTCACACCTTCGAACCATTTCCTTGCAAGAAACTTTTCAAGAATCCCTCAATGCCAAAGAAAAGTCATTATTTCCCGTATCACGTTGTATTAAAATTCTTGGTAATTAAGAGAATTCATTTGCCTATTTAAACGCCCAATCGCCTTCCTCATCTCAGCCTCACACCTTCGAACCCTTTCCTTGCAAGGAACTTCTCAAGATTCCCTCACGCTACGTGTAATGAAGAATATTATATACTAGTATAATAATTCTTTTTCGATCCATGGattagagttagagttggttagattgaacCGAACTAATCCTAAAACATTCAAACAtgagggttagagttggttagatgcatctaacctatCCAAAAAAACTAACCCATCCAAAAGGTGCTTacttgggttagagttaggtggggtCCAGAAAAAGTTACTTTTCCCTCTATCTCCACCATACAAAATCCTAAATAAAGGAGCCAAACGATTGGAAAAAAATGCATTTATTGACAATCTAACTCTTCCATCCAAACACGCCTTTGATTaaagttagtttagggttagtctagaattagaatctaactctaacctctaaccgagttagagtatccaaacagggctaaTGATACTACTTTCGTAATGAATAATATAATAAGTTAGCATATAGGCTGCCTTATTAATTGACATGCATGAGTACATAAAGTAGTAGAATATTTAATATGAgtacggtatcataatatgatacctcATCCTCTTTTTCCTCATTTAATTGTGTGTCACATCATCAAATAATCTTACTTTTtaattgacatgcatgatactcccttcgtttttaaatataaatctttttagaggtttcattaaaagactatatataaatgtatatagacatactttagagtgtacattcactcattttacttcgtatatactccctccgttcctaaatataagtctttttaaaggttccattaaaagactacatacagatgtacatagacatattttagattataaattcactcattttactttgtatgtagTTGATGAAACTATTAGGACAGAGagagtatttaggaacagaggaagtAGTCCCTAATAAAgaatttaaaaagacttatattttggaatggagaGAGTATTACTTATAATACTCCAATTACGATCAGTCTCGGTGTCAAAGAAAATTCATTATTTCCCGTATCACGTTGTACGTACTAAAACGCATGGTAATAATTAAGAGAACTCATTTGCAATTTAAGTGTTTGCCTATTTAAATGCCCACTCCTTCTCATCTCAGCCTCACACCTTCGAACCCTTTCCTTGCAGGGAACTTCTCAAGAATCCCTCGGTGCCAAAGAAACAAAACTCCTCAAGAATCCCACGCCAAGCACTTACCATGGATCTTTCCATGGTTACCGGCCCGGAGGACTCCCTCCTCTTGCTCTTCCTCCCGGCTACCACCCTGCTCCCACCCCTTCTCGCCGtgctcctcctcgccgcctccctccTGTGGCTGTCACCGGGCGGTCCGGCGTGGGCTTTGTCACTCTGCCGTCGCCCGCCGCCAGGCCCACCGGGCGTGGTCACCGCGCTCTCCAGCCCCGTGGCGCACCGCGTCATGGCTACGCTGTCACGCTCCGTCCGCGGCGGCGCGGCATTGATGTCCTTCTCCGTCGGCCTCACCCGCGTCGTCGTGTCGAGCAGGCAAGATACGGCGCGTGAGATACTCGTCAACCCGGCGTTCGGCGACCGGCCGGTGAAGGACGCGGCGCGCCACCTCCTCTTCCACCGCGCCATGGGTTTTGCCCCGTCGGGCGACGCGCACTGGCGTGCGCTGCGCCGTCTCGCCGCGGCGCACCTCTTCGGCCCTCGCCGTGTGGCGGCCTCCGCACCCCACCGTTCCTCTATTGGGGCGCGCATGCTCGGCGACGTCGCCTCCATCATGGCCCGCCACGGCGAGGTCGCTCCTCGGAGGTTCCTGCACGCGGCGTCCCTCAACCACGTCATGGCCGTCGTCTTCGGCAAGCGCTACGACGACTTCACAAGCCAAGAAGGAGTCGTTGTGGAGGAGATGGTAAACGAAGGGTACGACCTCCTCGGCACGTTCAACTGGGCAGATCACCTGCCATTCCTCAAGTGCCTCGATCTCCAGGGCGTGCGGCGCCGGTGCAACAGGTTAGTCCGGCAAGTGGAGGCGTACGTCGGTAACATCATACAGGAGCACAAGGCGAGGCGCGACAGTGCATCAGGCATTGCGGATGAGCTCTCCGGCGACTTCGTCGATGTGCTCCTCGGCCTCGACGGAGAAGACAAGATGTCAGAGTCCGACATGATCGCCGTTCTTTGGGTAAGGCTCGGCGAAACTCTGGAGTACTCTACATTCTACAAGCATACCGACAAATAGATCCAGAGTACGACTGATTGCATTCAAGTCGTCCTCGTGCGTTTCTTAATATGGGTTGTACGTTTCAGGAGATGATCTTTAGAGGGACGGACACGGTGGCGATCTTGATGGAGTGGATTATGGCGAGGATGGTGCTGCACCCGGAGATCCAGTCGAAGGCCCGGGCGGAGCTTGACGCCGTGGTGGGCCGGGGCAGGGCCGTGACGGACGAGGACGTGTCGAGGCTCCCCTACATCCAGTGCATCGTCAAGGAGACGCTGCGCATGCACCCGCCGGGCCCGCTCCTCTCATGGGCGCGGCTGGCCGTGCACGACGCGCACgtcggcggccacctcgtgccgGCCGGCACGACGGCGATGGTGAACATGTGGGCCATCGCGCACGACGCGGCGGTGTGGCCCGAGCCGGAGCTGTTCCGGCCGGAGCGGTTCATGGAGGAGGACGTGAGCGTGCTGGGCAGCGACCTCCGCCTGGCCCCGTTCGGCGCCGGGCGGCGCGTGTGCCCCGGGAAGATGCTGGCCCTCGCCACCGTCCACCTCTGGCTCGCGCAGCTGCTTCACCGGTTCGAGTGGGCTCCCTCGGGGAGCGTCGACCTGTCAGAGCGCCTCAAGATGTCACTGGAGATGGCCACGCCGCTGGTCTGCAAGGCCGTCGCTCGCTAGGGCCAGAGCTGCATGCTGCCGCCGCCGTCTACGTTACCTAGCCTGTCGGCGGCGGCGCCAGCGCCAGCGTTACTTGCTTTATTGCCTACTTTTATTGGCTAGCCGTTGGAGGCTAGCGTACCAGGGTCTACTTTTTGGTCATCTCCATGCACGGCTAGCTAGCTCTGTCTCGTGCGGCCGATCCGTTAGCCATTGAAGGAAGCTACTCCTATGGGTAATGGGTTACTCCTGCTCGAGGCcagcaagcattcatgcatgccgtctTGATAGGGTAATTTTGGTCTTCTAGatggggagttattagtaatgtgTTTTTGTTGGGGAGAAGCATCTGGTGTCTGTGAGCGTGAGCTATCAACTGTCATGTCGTAGTCGTGTCGTGCGTCAAGGATATTACTACTCCgtgagtggtagtagtagtgagaTTTGGATATTATTGAATCCGTGAAACATTTGTGCACTTTTGTTGATCGACGATTAGCTCTGTGTTGTTGCTGGTCAGCGCAAGGGTGAGATGGTTTGCGCGTAACGACTTGTGCATCAGAACTCGTGCCCGTGCATGTTAGTGTGCTCCACCTGCGCCTTATCAGTGATGTGTCATGAGGTTTTTGTGTTAAGTGTCAGAACGTTTTAATATTATGAGAGTATGTTTTAAGAGCATCTACATCCGGACCCCCTCAAATGATCCTACATACGTCTCCGGACGTATCCGATCAGTGACCAAACAAAAGAGAATGAAAAAATTAACTCAACCGGACACCTCATATCATCCCTATATGTTTGGATTGTTCATGAACTTTGATATCCATTTCAAATATGAGGAGGATATAAGAGCTCACGGACACGTTCAGTTAGTCCGTTACATGGGACGCGACCTCACCCCGGACCACCTGtacttttctttatttatttatttgtttctCTTCACCAAGAcatatgaagaagaaaatgaggaaCGTGGTTGTATGAACGATGGGCGTTTAAGGGATCATATTGGTAATGTAGATGCTCTAATATGATAATTTGCTTACATTTTGACCCTTTGATTGTATTCGAAACATCGGATTCGGATCACATGTAAGTGAAGA
This window encodes:
- the LOC123429720 gene encoding cytochrome P450 78A5-like, translating into MDLSMVTGPEDSLLLLFLPATTLLPPLLAVLLLAASLLWLSPGGPAWALSLCRRPPPGPPGVVTALSSPVAHRVMATLSRSVRGGAALMSFSVGLTRVVVSSRQDTAREILVNPAFGDRPVKDAARHLLFHRAMGFAPSGDAHWRALRRLAAAHLFGPRRVAASAPHRSSIGARMLGDVASIMARHGEVAPRRFLHAASLNHVMAVVFGKRYDDFTSQEGVVVEEMVNEGYDLLGTFNWADHLPFLKCLDLQGVRRRCNRLVRQVEAYVGNIIQEHKARRDSASGIADELSGDFVDVLLGLDGEDKMSESDMIAVLWEMIFRGTDTVAILMEWIMARMVLHPEIQSKARAELDAVVGRGRAVTDEDVSRLPYIQCIVKETLRMHPPGPLLSWARLAVHDAHVGGHLVPAGTTAMVNMWAIAHDAAVWPEPELFRPERFMEEDVSVLGSDLRLAPFGAGRRVCPGKMLALATVHLWLAQLLHRFEWAPSGSVDLSERLKMSLEMATPLVCKAVAR